The DNA segment AGAAAAAGAGGAAGAGGATAAAAAAGATGAAAGAAGTATGTTGTCTCCAGACATGTCGAGTGAAGCTGCTAGAGATTTCAGACTATGGAGGTTATTTTCAAGAGCTGAAACAAATGAGTCATTTCTTGGACAATTTGGAATGTCTTGAAACTCTAAAAGTTGGTGTTAACCCGGACAAGAATAGTGAGTTTGTGCGAGATGATGTAATGGCTCTTCCCAGACTTTCATCAAAGTGCACCATTCAATTCATCTGACCTTTTCTTTCCTTaacctcttttttttgtaatgttgCAAAATTGATAATGATTATTATCACTTTAAATATCATTATTTCATGTTGCTTACAATCTATTAAAAAGGATAATAACTGTTTTCACATGGCCCTTGTGATTCTCAAGAACGAGAACTTTTAAAATGTCAAACAAGAAGTTATTGTCGATGGTCCAAAGGATTTTCTCACCTTGTTGCTCAATTTccacaataataataatcaaaatacGTAGAGAAATATTATCATATAGCTCCGTAGTTTTAGTTTCAGAAGAAATACTAAATAAACGTTACACGTTCAAATTTGAATTGTCACAAAGATGCGAGCAAAGAGAACAAGAGAGCTCAAATGTTTGCAAACTCAGCGACCAACAAAGCTCCTCACTTTCTGCCTTTAGCATTTTTCAAGCCTTTAGTAAGCATCCGTGGTGCAATCGCCATTGACATAAGCTCTTGGAAGAGCAATTTGCAAGCATATGGAATGTGAACCTGTGGAGATTAGACAATGCCATCAGTTCAAATGAGCATGAACGCCAAAATCGTTTAAACACAATTTGGAAACTTACCTGAACAATATCTGTTTTGTTCTTGCAACCTCTGCATTCGAAAGAATTCTTTTTCAGGTTTGCAATGGCGATGAGCCCACAGGTTTCACACACGTGTACCCTATACGCATCGCTCTGATCAAACAGCCTCTCTTTCAGGAAGTTTGCAGCACCGTGTGCAATCATGCAATCGCGTTCCATTTCTCCAAAACGCAGACCACCGTCACGGGATCGTCCTTCAGCCGGCTGTCTTGTTAAGATCTGCACAGGACCTCGTCCACGCGAGTGAATCTTGTCATCAACCATATGCTTCAACCTTTGGTAATAAGTTGGTCCGAGGAATATCATAGCTGTGAGTGGTCTGCCCGTGTGACCGTTGTACATTCGCTCAAATCCACGCATTTGGTAGCCACATTTATGGAGAGCTTTGCTTATATTATCCACCTACACACACCACAATGGTCAGATTTATACTAAGTTACAATTAACCAAGGAGCTAAGGATAAAAGCAAGTTACCGTGACATCTGTAAAAGGAGTCGCGTCTCCTTCTTTTCCCATATGAGCTGCCACTTTTCCCATGATGCACTCAATCAGCTGTCCAATTGTCATCCGAGAGGGAATAGCATGTGGATTCACTATAATGTCAGGGGTAACGCCTTCAATTGTCCAAGGCATGTCCTCCTGTGTGTAGGTCATGCCAACAGTTCCCTTCTGACCGTGTCTACTGCTGAATTTGTCTCCAATTTGAGGGATACGAACAGATCTAACCCTCACTTTCACAAACCTCAAACCATCAGCATTTGTGGTCAACAACACCTACAAGAAGTTCATACGTTATAAGAAAGTTGGAGAACTTTCACAACCCCACCTTTATGTTCAACAAGATATGCTCAGATACATAGTTCAGTCCTGAAACTTTTGAAAATCTCAACAGCAAGGAAATACCAAAGTTACCTGATCGACCATTCCAGTTTCACTATGTCGCAAGCTTATACTATGATCACGTCTGGTGTATCGTGATGATTGTCCTTGAGCCTCATCTTGAGATATGGGAGTGGTTTTCCCAATGATTACATCCTCCCCTGAAACTCTAGTACCCTATAtccagaaagaaaaataaattgtatgATATGCATTCTAGTACTAATCGCCTAAGCATATCAGACATAGCCAATAAAGGAACAATAAATCTTTCACTTACAGGAGGTGCAAGACCATCATCATCCAGTTTCTCATAAGAACCATGTCGCATACCCTGCAACAGAAACCCAAAGTTTTAAACTCCACTAACAAAAAGCACCACAGACGTGTGAACCGCACGGGTCAAATTATGTCTTACCATCGTAGTTGCCCTGTCTGGGCGTCCAAAGTCTTCTTTGACAAGGGTCCCCATTTTTTTCTCCTCGTCCCTGCCAGCAGAAAGATTGAAGTATAAATAATTGGAAAGGCCAATAGCAAAATCTCCGTAAGTATGGTATACTAACCTGTATGACCGAAAGAACAAGGATCTAAAGAAACCACGGTCTATTGAAGACTGATTCATGATGACAGAATCTTCTTGATTATATCCAGAGTAGCAAGAAATGGCAACAATAGCATTCTAcacaagaaagaaaaggaaTTTGAGAGAACTGATAGAAGAGTCAAAGGTGAAGTCTGGAAGACTTTTAAGCAAAATAACTCACAATCCCTGCTGGAAGTTGCCTAAAATGAAGATGCTCCATAGCTCGTGTGGTAACCAGAGGCTTTTGAGGGTAATAGAGAACATAGGCTAATGTATCCTGGTTGACAgaacaatcacaataataacaTTAAAGCACGTAGTGTTAAAACAAGAGATGGCAGGAGAAGACAACAAATTAAGAGCCTATACCATGCGAAATTGGTAGTTGGTGACATATATTCCCATAGCTTGCTTTCCCATAGCAGATTGATATGTATTACGGGGTGACTAATTCATCAAAACGCAGAAGTGGCAGAATAACACGAGATAGTTAGCCTTAAGTTGAATTTACATAACTAAATTGCTTCTCGTAGACAAGTCAATTAAAGAGAGAGATAAACCTGGTTATGGTCGGGAAAAGGTATAATCGAAGCACATACGCCCAATATCAACGAAGGGTGAATCTCACAGTGTGTGTAAGTTTCAGAATATGCCTCGTCGGGACGGAGTCTGGCTTGAACCAGATCCTGAAACAAAATTAGGATTGAGTTTTCTGTACAAATGAGTGCCGCAGAAGAGCATTTCTACACATCTTCAAATCAACCTTCAAACATTTTATTACTCACACTGATAGTCATGGATATCATAGTCGTCTCCTCTTCCTCTGTGTCTATGTATTCTATAAACCCTTTTGCAACTAGATGATGCCAACCATCTTCTTCTGCACTTTCCTGGGTTATAAAAACGAATACGGGTACAGTGAGGTTATATAACAAAAGGTACTTTGAGAACACAAGACTAGAACTTTACCCTTTGTTGCAGAGCATAGATATCTCTCTTCTTTATTAATAGCCTCTGGTTATCCACAATAAACAAGGGACGACTACAACGACCATAGTCAGTGTATATCCGGAGCTCTTTCAGACGAATATCTCTAACAACGCCAACTTCAGTGTTAACATCAACCTGCAAGGGAACGGTAATATATCACTCCTGCAGAAAATTGCAATTTAAATAATTTGGAAACGTGAAAGAAATTGCATGCTTACCCTTCTTCTCAAACGTCTCAACGTTTTCACCAACATGTCAGGATCTCGATGAACTCCAACCCACATTCCATTAACAAAGATTTTTGTGGCTTGGGGTATAACTGATGGAGAGATTTCCTACAGTTAAATTAAGACCTTTAGTAAACCACAGGAAATGAAATTTCAGAGAAAGAGCAAGAAACTGACTGTGAAGTGCTACAAACCTCAAAATTCTCAGTTCCCCATTCTTCCAGAAATTCCAAGATCGGATAAGCAGCTGACCCAACTGTAATATAGACCATGAGCGCCAAGTTTTTCACTAGCCCACAAGCCTGTCAAAAGCAAAGCCACAATAAGCAATGGAACTAAATGGAGTCCACAACATTCTTATTTCTATATATACAACAAGTATACCTGTCCTTCAGGTGTTTCAGCAGGGCACATCATACCCCACTGTGAGTTGTGCAGTTGTCTTGGTTTTGCCAATTTTCCTGGTATATAAGAG comes from the Brassica rapa cultivar Chiifu-401-42 chromosome A01, CAAS_Brap_v3.01, whole genome shotgun sequence genome and includes:
- the LOC103859322 gene encoding DNA-directed RNA polymerase II subunit 2; protein product: MDYNNEYEQEPTYIEEDDDEEITQEDAWAVISAYFEEKGLVRQQLDSFDEFIQNTMQEIVDESADIEIRPESQHNPGHQSDFAETIYKISFGQIYLSKPMMTESDGETATLFPKAARLRNLTYSAPLYVDVSKRVIKKGHDGEEVTETQDFTKVFIGKVPIMLRSSYCTLFQNSEKDLTELGECPYDQGGYFIINGSEKVLIAQEKMSTNHVYVFKKRQPNKYAYVGEVRSMAENQNRPPSTMFVRMLARASAKGGSSGQYIRCTLPYIKAEIPIIIVFRALGFVADKDILEHICYDFADNQMMELLRPSLEEAFVIQNQQVALDYIGKRGAPMGVTKEKRIKYAKDILQKEMLPHVGVGEFCETKKAYYFGYIIHRLLLCALGRRPEDDRDHYGNKRLDLAGPLLGGLFRMLFRKLTRDVRSYVQKCVDNGKEVNLQFAIKAKTITSGLKYSLATGNWGQANAAGTRAGVSQVLNRLTYASTLSHLRRLNSPIGREGKLAKPRQLHNSQWGMMCPAETPEGQACGLVKNLALMVYITVGSAAYPILEFLEEWGTENFEEISPSVIPQATKIFVNGMWVGVHRDPDMLVKTLRRLRRRVDVNTEVGVVRDIRLKELRIYTDYGRCSRPLFIVDNQRLLIKKRDIYALQQRESAEEDGWHHLVAKGFIEYIDTEEEETTMISMTISDLVQARLRPDEAYSETYTHCEIHPSLILGVCASIIPFPDHNQSPRNTYQSAMGKQAMGIYVTNYQFRMDTLAYVLYYPQKPLVTTRAMEHLHFRQLPAGINAIVAISCYSGYNQEDSVIMNQSSIDRGFFRSLFFRSYRDEEKKMGTLVKEDFGRPDRATTMGMRHGSYEKLDDDGLAPPGTRVSGEDVIIGKTTPISQDEAQGQSSRYTRRDHSISLRHSETGMVDQVLLTTNADGLRFVKVRVRSVRIPQIGDKFSSRHGQKGTVGMTYTQEDMPWTIEGVTPDIIVNPHAIPSRMTIGQLIECIMGKVAAHMGKEGDATPFTDVTVDNISKALHKCGYQMRGFERMYNGHTGRPLTAMIFLGPTYYQRLKHMVDDKIHSRGRGPVQILTRQPAEGRSRDGGLRFGEMERDCMIAHGAANFLKERLFDQSDAYRVHVCETCGLIAIANLKKNSFECRGCKNKTDIVQVHIPYACKLLFQELMSMAIAPRMLTKGLKNAKGRK
- the LOC108869068 gene encoding F-box/LRR-repeat protein At1g48400 encodes the protein MKEVCCLQTCRVKLLEISDYGGYFQELKQMSHFLDNLECLETLKVGVNPDKNSEFVRDDVMALPRLSSKCTIQFI